In one Conger conger chromosome 5, fConCon1.1, whole genome shotgun sequence genomic region, the following are encoded:
- the LOC133128856 gene encoding solute carrier family 66 member 3-like, with protein sequence MGEAVLHVANLSTMLLCMVLKLPQIFLLMKLKSAKGVSLRALLLELTGYIVFVIYQMYYEYPLPTYMEYPVLIFQDTILLFLILHYSGNLKQSVIYSTMFVGAWQLLTHQKWILDLAMSLCTFISAGSKFVLLQCLWESRDSSHVSTLSWTMSTYTCMARIFTTVMTTGDLQVMARFIAMTILNMWVTATVLYYKQGCKKLH encoded by the exons ATGGGCGAGGCGGTGCTGCACGTTGCTAACCTGAGCACAATGCTGTTGTGCATGGTGCTCAAACTTCCTCAGATATTCCTGCTTATGAAGCTTAAATCTGCCAAAGGTGTCAGTCTGAGGGCCTTGCTTTTGGAGCTTACAGG GTACATTGTGTTTGTCATTTATCAGATGTATTATGAATACCCGTTGCCCACCTACATGGAATACCCTGTTCTGATCTTCCAAG ATACCATCCTTCTGTTTCTGATCCTGCACTACAGCGGGAACCTGAAGCAGAGTGTGATCTACAGTACAAT GTTTGTAGGGGCGTGGCAGCTActcacacatcagaagtggatCCTTGATTTGGCAATG AGCCTGTGCACCTTTATCAGTGCTGGCAGTAAGTTTGTgctgctgcagtgtctgtgggaGTCCAGAGACTCTTCACATGTCAGTACTCTATCCTGGACCATGTCAACCTACACCTGCATGG caaGGATTTTCACCACAGTTATGACTACAGGGGACCTGCAGG TTATGGCCCGGTTCATCGCCATGACAATACTGAATATGTGGGTGACTGCAACGGTGCTGTACTACAAGCAGGGCTGCAAGAAACTGCACTAA
- the LOC133129218 gene encoding leucine-rich alpha-2-glycoprotein-like, with product MGTWYLLTLTVLVSCCCHGVLSCPDLCTCYFSTNDTQVVCTGPLVSDFPSSRLPANTTSLSIEFTNMSSISGEHLQATPLLQELHLSGNKLRELPADLLSGLPHLKTLDLTGNQLQQLPPGVFSNAPLLTLVLRDNKLSAADAHWLPPNSSLTWLDLASNQLTVIPTALLQNLPQLKMLYLSNNKLEKVPAAALDPVIHLKRLHLEENKLTYLDPSAFQLTPNLTHLFLQENRLEKLPSGIFHGLSRLDYLNLSQNRLRNLPAGLLDKLPALGASVGQGLDLSLNPWDCDKGVAYLWTWLRDHKEKTYLDEIQCATPEALKGKVISSVTEEELGASSSD from the coding sequence ATGGGCACCTGGTACCTCCTCACCCTGACAGTGCTGGTCAGCTGTTGCTGCCATGGTGTTCTGTCCTGTCCAGACCTGTGCACCTGCTACTTTTCTACCAATGACACTCAGGTGGTCTGCACAGGCCCCTTGGTCTCAGATTTCCCTTCCAGCCGTCTCCCAGCCAATACCACTTCTCTGTCCATTGAGTTCACCAACATGAGCTCTATTTCTGGCGAGCACCTGCAGGCCACACCCCTCTTGCAGGAGCTCCACCTATCAGGAAACAAGCTGCGTGAGCTGCCAGCAGATCTGCTGAGTGGCCTCCCCCACCTGAAAACCCTGGACCTCACAGGCAaccagctgcagcagctgccTCCAGGTGTGTTCAGCAACGCCCCACTGCTCACACTGGTGCTCAGAGACAACAAGCTCTCCGCGGCTGATGCCCACTGGCTTCCGCCTAACAGCAGCCTCACCTGGCTGGATCTGGCGTCGAACCAACTGACTGTCATTCCCACAGCTCTGCTGCAAAACCTGCCCCAGCTGAAAATGCTTTATCTGAGCAACAACAAGCTAGAGAAGGTCCCTGCTGCCGCCCTGGACCCAGTAATACACCTTAAACGACTTCACCTTGAGGAGAACAAACTGACTTACCTGGACCCTTCCGCCTTCCAGCTCACCCCAAACCTGACCCACCTTTTCCTCCAGGAGAACAGATTGGAGAAGCTTCCCTCTGGCATTTTTCATGGGCTCTCCCGCCTTGACTACCTGAACCTGAGCCAGAACCGCCTACGCAACCTGCCCGCCGGCCTGCTGGACAAATTGCCTGCACTGGGCGCTAGCGTTGGCCAGGGCCTGGACCTCTCCCTTAACCCCTGGGACTGTGACAAGGGTGTGGCCTACTTGTGGACCTGGCTCCGTGACCATAAAGAAAAAACCTATTTGGACGAAATTCAGTGTGCCACACCTGAAGCCCTGAAGGGGAAGGTCATCTCATCTGTGACAGAGGAAGAGTTGGGAGCATCCAGCAGCGACTGA